The proteins below are encoded in one region of Sphaerodactylus townsendi isolate TG3544 linkage group LG06, MPM_Stown_v2.3, whole genome shotgun sequence:
- the NFAM1 gene encoding NFAT activation molecule 1 isoform X2: protein MGDSGTITHPPAGTFKVQEESLIQTAFVNEQVNTACKAIFLYKPEYINFEIIYYQINSKGERITVHKSKRSETIPPGKENKTATTICNVSIKPTEHRSASGAYYCQAKWANRESHGMGTFILFRDGGYTEPPLVMWICLITFTVVLAVVSIMGTVLLFWKREVVCLWKKKVEKCPAQGSEAASCSELPGSLYAALGPHEPEIYSVIEDKSSQKKNPAPKVSYQKTQEEIDDIVYENL from the exons GCACTTTCAAAGTACAAGAGGAATCTTTAATCCAGACTGCTTTTGTCAACGAACAAGTGAATACAGCCTGCAAGGCTATCTTCCTTTATAAACCTGAATATATAaattttgaaattatttattaCCAAATTAACTCAAAAGGCGAGAGAATCACAGTTCACAAATCTAAACGTTCTGAAACTATCCCTCCTGGAAAAGagaacaaaacagcaacaacaatttgCAACGTTTCTATCAAACCTACTGAACATAGGTCAGCAAGTGGTGCTTACTACTGCCAAGCTAAATGGGCCAATAGAGAAAGTCATGGAATGGGGACATTCATCCTTTTTAGAG ACGGGGGATATACTGAGCCTCCCCTTGTTATGTGGATATGCCTGATCACCTTTACAGTTGTTCTGGCTGTTGTGAGCATCATGGGAACAGTACTGCTGTTCTGGAAGAGAGAG GTGGTATGCCTTTGGAAGAAGAAGGTCGAGAAGTGTCCAGCTCAGGGGTCAGAAGCTGCAAGCTGCTCAGAACTTCCAGGGTCCCTCTATGCT GCCTTAGGACCTCATGAACCTGAAATCTATTCAGTCATTGAAGATAAATCATCACAGAAAAAGAATCCTGCACCTAAG GTATCTTACCAGAAAACACAAGAGGAAATCGATGATATCGTGTATGAAAACCTCTAA
- the NFAM1 gene encoding NFAT activation molecule 1 isoform X1, whose protein sequence is MASSIDLVILLLWTLHCGGTFKVQEESLIQTAFVNEQVNTACKAIFLYKPEYINFEIIYYQINSKGERITVHKSKRSETIPPGKENKTATTICNVSIKPTEHRSASGAYYCQAKWANRESHGMGTFILFRDGGYTEPPLVMWICLITFTVVLAVVSIMGTVLLFWKREVVCLWKKKVEKCPAQGSEAASCSELPGSLYAALGPHEPEIYSVIEDKSSQKKNPAPKVSYQKTQEEIDDIVYENL, encoded by the exons GCACTTTCAAAGTACAAGAGGAATCTTTAATCCAGACTGCTTTTGTCAACGAACAAGTGAATACAGCCTGCAAGGCTATCTTCCTTTATAAACCTGAATATATAaattttgaaattatttattaCCAAATTAACTCAAAAGGCGAGAGAATCACAGTTCACAAATCTAAACGTTCTGAAACTATCCCTCCTGGAAAAGagaacaaaacagcaacaacaatttgCAACGTTTCTATCAAACCTACTGAACATAGGTCAGCAAGTGGTGCTTACTACTGCCAAGCTAAATGGGCCAATAGAGAAAGTCATGGAATGGGGACATTCATCCTTTTTAGAG ACGGGGGATATACTGAGCCTCCCCTTGTTATGTGGATATGCCTGATCACCTTTACAGTTGTTCTGGCTGTTGTGAGCATCATGGGAACAGTACTGCTGTTCTGGAAGAGAGAG GTGGTATGCCTTTGGAAGAAGAAGGTCGAGAAGTGTCCAGCTCAGGGGTCAGAAGCTGCAAGCTGCTCAGAACTTCCAGGGTCCCTCTATGCT GCCTTAGGACCTCATGAACCTGAAATCTATTCAGTCATTGAAGATAAATCATCACAGAAAAAGAATCCTGCACCTAAG GTATCTTACCAGAAAACACAAGAGGAAATCGATGATATCGTGTATGAAAACCTCTAA